The sequence CCTTGATTTTCTCCGTAAACAGACCCGCCTGCCTCTGATGATCAAAGGCCTTCTTCACCCGAAAGATGCAGCGCTCGCACTAAAAAAAGGGATAGACGGCATTATTGTCTCCAATCACGGGGGACGGTATCTGGACGGGGCCGTGGCGGCGCTGGATCGATTGCCCGGAGTATGCGAAGTGGTTAAGGGCCGGATTCCCGTCTTAATGGATAGTGGTATCCGCGGGGGTTCAGATGTAATCAAAGCGATTTCTCTGGGAGCTGCGGCGGTTCTGGTAGGAAAGCTGTATGCTTTCGGGTTAGCAGCGGCTGGGGAACGCGGAGTCTACCAGACAGTCCGAAACATCATCGCCGATACGGACATTACCATGGGGAATGCAGGTCAAACCTCCATATCCAACCTGGATCGCTTCCTGTTGCGATCAGGTAACGATGTAGATGATTAGCTTTTGAGGGTACACAGGGGATGTTGTTTTTAAGGTCGAACCTTACAAGATAAGAGTGACGTAATCCCGTTAAGATCCAGCCGCTGCTTGTCGTTTTGTTCGTTCAGCCGCTTCTTCCAGCTTTTCTGTAGCATCAAGATGCCGGTGGCCGTAACGTTCATCCATGTAACATAGGGTCAGCTGTTCCAAATCGGATCGCCATTCTGGATTCTGTTGGGCGGTCAACGGCTTGTTCGTGACCCACGATTCCTTTTGCCACTTCTTGACGGATGACATCAGCGCAAGATTGTATCATCAGGCCGGATTCCTCCCGATAAATGGAAGTCTCTTTTATCCTACTATATTATTTGGAAAACAATTAAGAAAAATAAAGAAGAGACCGTTTACAGATCAATATGAGGGAATTAATTCGGGATTGATAGAATGTTTTGATTGATAGAAATGTAAAACTTTTTTATGATGAATGGGAATGATGAAAACGTTATCATCCATAGAGGGGGTAGCCATGATGAAAAAGAAGTGGATATGGCTGTATGTGTTCCTGTTAGCATCAATGTCGGCTTTAACGGCTTGCGGGGGAGGGGACTCTGCCGGAGACAACTCGTTTCTCACGATCGCTACAGGCGGTCAGTCAGGGGTTTATTATCCTCTGGGTGCCGCTATCGGTAAATTGTATGAACAGGAACTGGGAGCCAAATCTTCGATCCAGGCTACAGGTGCATCTGTGGAAAACATCAATCTTTTGGACCAGGATCGAGCCGAGATGGCCATTATTATGGGCGATGCCGCCACGCAGGCCTATGAAGGGTTGGAGCCTTTTGAAGATAAAGTGGAATCCTTTCAAGCAGTCGCCTCCTTGTATCCCAATTTTGTACAGATCGTGACTACGGAAGAATCGGGAATCGAAACCATGATGGATCTGAAGGGAAAGCGAGTGGCCATCGGTGCACCCAACAGCGGAGTGGAACTAAACGCACGGGCCATTTTGAAAGCGCACGGGTTGTCCTATGAGGATTTTAATGAAGACTTTCTCTCTTATGCCGAAGCGGTTGACGGCATGAAAAACGGAACCGTGGATGCCGCCTTCGTTACCTCGGGACTTCCCAATCCGTCAGTGACTGATCTGGGTACGACTAAAAAGGTAAAGGTGATTCCAATCGAAGGGAAGGGTATGAACAAACTGCAAGAACTGTACCCCTATTACTCTGAGGCTACCATTCCTGCAGACACCTATGGCAACAAGGAAGAAATCCAGACCGCTTCCATCATGAATCTGTTGGTGGTCCAATCAGATCTGGATGAGGAGACCGTGTATCAGTGGACCCAGACGTTGTTTGAAAACCTGGAACCCATCCATCGCTCCCACAACGCCGCTAAAGAGATCGATTTCGATACCGCACGGGAAAACGTCCCGATCCCTTTCCACCCCGGCGCGGAGAAGTACTATGAGGAAGCTGGTCAATAATCCGGTGATTTCATGAAGGGTTCGTTACCGCCCTGCGCCCTCCAGTGGGCGGGGGCACTCTTTCTTTTTATCACCTGTGTCTGGTTGTGGTGGCCATTGGACACCTTGCAGGTGACGGATGCAGAAACAGCAGAAGTTTATTTTCGGTTGCCTGCCCGTGAAGGAGAAACGATCCGTCTGTCATGGATTCACTCCGTCGAACGGACGCCCTGGGTAGAAGAATATGAAATGGTAGATGGACGGTTTTCTCTGCGGGAA is a genomic window of Desmospora profundinema containing:
- a CDS encoding TAXI family TRAP transporter solute-binding subunit: MKKKWIWLYVFLLASMSALTACGGGDSAGDNSFLTIATGGQSGVYYPLGAAIGKLYEQELGAKSSIQATGASVENINLLDQDRAEMAIIMGDAATQAYEGLEPFEDKVESFQAVASLYPNFVQIVTTEESGIETMMDLKGKRVAIGAPNSGVELNARAILKAHGLSYEDFNEDFLSYAEAVDGMKNGTVDAAFVTSGLPNPSVTDLGTTKKVKVIPIEGKGMNKLQELYPYYSEATIPADTYGNKEEIQTASIMNLLVVQSDLDEETVYQWTQTLFENLEPIHRSHNAAKEIDFDTARENVPIPFHPGAEKYYEEAGQ